The Brevundimonas vesicularis genome includes the window ACTTCTTCCAATACGCCAACGGCAAGGCGCTGGAAAAGCTGGTCATTCCGTCGGACCGCACCAGCTATGGCTCGTTCGCCCTGCTGCGTGAACTGTCGGACAACCGCATGAAGGAACTGGTGCTGGGCCTGGCCAACCGCACCGACCTGGCGCCCGGATCGGATGAGGCCAAGGTCGCTGACGCCTATCGGTCCTACATCGACGAGGCGCGCATCGAGCGGTTGGACGCCCAGCCGCTGCAGCCCTATCTGGCCGCGATCCGCGCCGCCGACAGCCACGACAAGATGGCCGTCTATATGGGCCAGACGGCCGGCCGCTTCGGCTCGTCCTTCTTCGGCACCGGCATCACGATCGATTCCAAGCAACCGACCCGCTACGTCGTCTCGACGGGCCAGTCGGGCATCGGCCTGCCGAACCGCGACTATTATCTGGACGCCCGTTTCGCCGACAAGAAAGAGAAGTATCAGGCCTATGTCGGCCGGATGCTGGAGATGATCGGCTGGACCAACCCGACCGAGACCGCCGCCCAGATCGTCGCATTGGAAACCAAGATCGCCGAGGCCCACTGGACCCCGGTGGAGAACCGCAACCGCGACCGGACCTACAACGAGTTCACCATCGCCAAACTGGCCGAGGACGCGCCGGGCTTCGCCTGGCAGGCCTATTACGATGCGGCCAAGCTGGGCGGCGTGCCGCGCCTGATCGTGCGTCAGGATACGGCCATGCCCAAGATCGCGGCCATCTACGCCGAGACGCCGGTCGAACTGCTGCAGGCTTGGCAGGCCTTCCACACCGCAGACGACATGGCGCCGCTGATGTCCAAGCGCTTCGCCGACGCTCAGTGGGAGTTCCGTTCGCGCGATCTGTCGGGTCAGCCTGAGCAGCGCACCCGCGAAAAGCGCGCGATCTCCTTCGCCGAAGGATCGCTGGGCGAGGCCACGGGCCGGCTCTACGTCGCCCAGTATTTCCCGGCCGAATCCAAGGCCAAGATGGAAGAACTGGTCGCCAATCTGCGCACCGCCCTGTCGCACCGGATCGACAACCTGACCTGGATGGGGACCGAGACCAAAGCGGCGGCGCAGGAAAAGCTGCGCAAGTTTACCGTCAAGATCGGCTATCCTGACAAGTGGCGCGACTACTCCGGCCTGGACATTCGTGCGAACGACCTGGTCGGCAACGCCGAGCGCCGCGGCCTGTTCGAGTGGAACTATGATCTGGCCCGTCTGAACGAGCCGGTCGATAAGTCGGAGTGGGGCATGACTCCGCAGACCGTCAACGCCTACTACAACTCGGCCAACAACGAGATCGTCTTCCCGGCGGCCATCCTGCAGCCGCCCTTCTTCGATCCGAACGGCGATGCGGCGGTCAACTATGGCGGCATCGGCGGCGTGATCGGGCACGAGATCGGCCACGGCTTCGATGACCAGGGCTCTAAGTCCGATGGCGACGGCGTGCTGCGCAACTGGTGGACGCCGGAAGACAAGGCCAACTTCGAGGCCCTGACGGCGCGTCTGGGCGCGCAATATGCGACCTATGAGCCGATCGCGGGCTATCACATCAACCCTGGCCTGACGATGGGCGAGAACATCGGTGACGCGTCTGGCGTGGCCGTCGGTCTCGAGGCCTATCACCTGTCGCTGAATGGTCAGCCGGCGCCCATGATCGACGGCACGACCGGCGACCAGCGCTTCTTCTATGGCTGGGCTCAGGTCTGGCAGTCGAAGTACCGCGACGAGGCGCTGAAGCAGCAGGTCGCCACCGACCCGCACTCGGCCGCCCAGTTCCGCGTCATCGGCCCGCTGCGCAACGTCGACGCCTGGTACGACGCCTTCGACGTCCAGCCCGGCACGAAATACTATCTGACGCCCGAGGAACGCGTCCGCCTCTGGTAGGGCGACGCTTGTTCGAGAATGGAAAGGCCGGGGTTCGCCCCGGCCTTTTTCATATCGAGACAGGGCTACTCGATTTCGACACCGTATCGAGAATTTGTCGAGGTTTTATGGGCGTTTGTCTGAGCGCCAGACGCGAAAAAGCCCGCTGCGGGGGATACATCGCAGCGGGCTTTCGCGCTCTTTAAAGAGCGGACGTTTCCTCCCCGAAACGCCTTCGAGTGCTGCGCGCTTGAGCAACGCTTGCCCTCGAGTGAGGTCATTTGACGCAAGGGCCGGTCGGTCGTCAACGGCCGGTTTGGCAAGAGTCGAACTTTCTTCGACTTATCACTGATAACCCATTTCAGGAACCAGTCATTATCGAAGCTTATTCGATAATGGACCTGATGGCGGCGACCAGGCCTTCGCGGGGGACTTTCATCTGGCCGGGGCGTTCGGCCTTCCAGGCGTCGTTGTCCGTGATGGCGGCGGCGGCGGCGCGGCCGGCGTCCAGATCCTTGATCGTGACCTCGCCGGCGGCGATCTCGTCTCCGCCAAGGATGACGACAGCCGG containing:
- a CDS encoding M13 family metallopeptidase; the protein is MKRLLIGAAVGALLLPASSVLAQDIGHDHACIDDACTLVSLFSGEETAAGWQGTEAPRYGTWGFDLAGRDTSVKPGDDFFQYANGKALEKLVIPSDRTSYGSFALLRELSDNRMKELVLGLANRTDLAPGSDEAKVADAYRSYIDEARIERLDAQPLQPYLAAIRAADSHDKMAVYMGQTAGRFGSSFFGTGITIDSKQPTRYVVSTGQSGIGLPNRDYYLDARFADKKEKYQAYVGRMLEMIGWTNPTETAAQIVALETKIAEAHWTPVENRNRDRTYNEFTIAKLAEDAPGFAWQAYYDAAKLGGVPRLIVRQDTAMPKIAAIYAETPVELLQAWQAFHTADDMAPLMSKRFADAQWEFRSRDLSGQPEQRTREKRAISFAEGSLGEATGRLYVAQYFPAESKAKMEELVANLRTALSHRIDNLTWMGTETKAAAQEKLRKFTVKIGYPDKWRDYSGLDIRANDLVGNAERRGLFEWNYDLARLNEPVDKSEWGMTPQTVNAYYNSANNEIVFPAAILQPPFFDPNGDAAVNYGGIGGVIGHEIGHGFDDQGSKSDGDGVLRNWWTPEDKANFEALTARLGAQYATYEPIAGYHINPGLTMGENIGDASGVAVGLEAYHLSLNGQPAPMIDGTTGDQRFFYGWAQVWQSKYRDEALKQQVATDPHSAAQFRVIGPLRNVDAWYDAFDVQPGTKYYLTPEERVRLW